A single Silvibacterium dinghuense DNA region contains:
- a CDS encoding (deoxy)nucleoside triphosphate pyrophosphohydrolase, protein MEETATQNGQKTVRYVAAALILRGDEVLICQRRPDQPMALKWEFPGGKIEAGETAEQALARELDEELAIEAEIGARIARTRHTYRSGGAVDLQFFAVHSFQKEIVNRIFHDVRWVSLRDLISYDFLAADRDLIRDLAAGKLL, encoded by the coding sequence ATGGAGGAAACAGCAACCCAAAACGGTCAGAAGACGGTGCGCTACGTGGCTGCCGCACTCATCCTTCGGGGTGACGAGGTACTCATCTGCCAACGCCGCCCCGACCAGCCCATGGCGCTCAAGTGGGAGTTTCCCGGTGGAAAGATCGAGGCCGGCGAAACCGCCGAACAGGCCCTGGCCCGGGAACTCGACGAGGAGCTGGCGATCGAAGCGGAGATCGGCGCGCGCATTGCCCGCACCCGGCATACCTACCGCAGCGGCGGAGCGGTGGATCTGCAATTTTTTGCCGTGCACTCTTTCCAGAAGGAAATTGTGAACCGCATCTTTCACGATGTGCGCTGGGTATCGCTCCGCGACCTTATTTCCTACGATTTTCTCGCCGCGGACCGGGATCTGATCCGGGATCTGGCCGCCGGCAAGCTGCTTTAA
- a CDS encoding STAS domain-containing protein has protein sequence MSMKVSTRQVDGVTILDLSGRITLGEGSVQLRDAVRDLLAKGSKYILLNLGDVNYIDSSGIGELVSAYTTVRNQGGELKLLNLTKKVHDLLQITKLYTVFDVKDDEASAIASYSRS, from the coding sequence GTGAGCATGAAGGTAAGCACCCGTCAGGTAGACGGTGTAACAATTCTCGATCTCAGCGGACGCATCACCCTCGGAGAAGGCAGTGTGCAGTTGCGCGACGCTGTTCGGGATCTTCTGGCCAAGGGTTCGAAGTATATTCTGCTGAACCTCGGGGATGTGAACTACATCGACAGCTCGGGGATCGGTGAGCTGGTGAGCGCCTACACGACGGTTCGCAACCAGGGCGGCGAACTGAAGCTGCTCAACCTCACCAAGAAGGTCCACGACCTGCTTCAGATCACCAAGCTCTACACCGTGTTCGACGTAAAGGACGACGAGGCTTCGGCCATCGCTTCCTATTCGCGCTCGTAA
- a CDS encoding ABC transporter substrate-binding protein — translation MRILSLQPSVSILLHHLGRLDTLVACTRYCLDAVPELRERHLAGKLAIVQDSWSITPDELLPVAADLIVASIPYRMESLAAILRAGRPVLALAPHTLEDIYQEIRLLAGVVGETAKGEALVTAMDTTIAGMRARTRDFQRPRVYCEEWGKPMIHSQIWVKELVEAAGGSFLGEPGTHTQAEDIAKADPDVIVMAWCGAGNRVPLERVVEQRAWEELRAVREGRVYCIADEMLNTPAPTLAAGLAALAQCLHPDVFGTLAPPSGRPLSQFPPHCV, via the coding sequence ATGCGCATTCTCTCGCTGCAGCCCAGCGTATCGATCCTGCTGCACCACCTGGGGCGGCTCGATACGCTGGTGGCCTGCACGCGGTACTGCCTCGACGCAGTACCGGAGCTGCGCGAGAGACACCTGGCCGGGAAACTGGCCATCGTGCAGGACTCCTGGTCCATCACCCCGGATGAGTTGCTGCCGGTTGCGGCCGACCTCATCGTTGCTTCTATTCCCTACCGCATGGAGTCGCTGGCAGCGATTCTGCGCGCCGGCCGGCCCGTGCTGGCGCTCGCTCCGCACACGCTCGAGGACATCTATCAGGAGATTCGCCTGCTGGCCGGCGTAGTGGGTGAAACCGCAAAGGGAGAAGCTCTGGTAACGGCTATGGATACCACCATCGCCGGCATGCGCGCACGGACGCGGGACTTCCAGCGGCCGCGTGTCTACTGCGAGGAATGGGGTAAACCGATGATCCACTCGCAGATCTGGGTCAAAGAGCTGGTCGAGGCCGCGGGCGGAAGCTTTCTCGGTGAGCCGGGTACCCATACGCAGGCGGAAGACATTGCAAAAGCCGATCCCGATGTCATCGTGATGGCATGGTGCGGCGCAGGCAACCGCGTTCCGCTCGAGCGCGTGGTGGAACAGCGAGCCTGGGAAGAGCTCCGCGCAGTGCGCGAAGGGCGTGTTTACTGCATTGCCGACGAGATGCTGAATACGCCGGCGCCCACGCTGGCCGCAGGATTGGCCGCTCTGGCCCAATGCCTGCACCCTGACGTGTTTGGTACCCTCGCACCCCCTTCCGGCCGACCGCTTTCGCAGTTTCCGCCTCACTGCGTCTAA
- a CDS encoding ATP-binding protein yields the protein MTGQQAGRITYTLESSLDSVNKVEETAEQLAKKAGIDEDEIFKITMAVREAAVNAVLHGNSYDPDKRITASFENNGKSLVIRITDQGKGLDPETLPDPLAPENLLRGSGRGIFLIRSFMDEVHFKQLHPGTELTLIKHLGTTQSGS from the coding sequence TTGACGGGACAACAGGCAGGCCGTATCACCTACACACTTGAGTCCTCGCTGGACAGCGTCAACAAGGTCGAGGAGACCGCCGAACAGCTGGCCAAGAAGGCCGGCATCGACGAAGACGAGATCTTCAAGATCACCATGGCGGTGCGTGAAGCGGCCGTCAACGCTGTACTCCATGGCAACTCCTACGATCCGGACAAGCGGATCACGGCTTCTTTTGAAAATAACGGGAAATCACTGGTCATCCGCATCACGGACCAGGGCAAGGGGCTGGACCCCGAGACGCTTCCCGATCCTCTCGCACCGGAAAACCTTCTGCGCGGTTCCGGGCGCGGTATCTTCCTCATTCGCTCTTTCATGGATGAGGTACACTTCAAGCAATTACACCCGGGCACTGAGTTGACGCTCATCAAGCATCTGGGGACGACTCAATCAGGCAGCTAA
- a CDS encoding NRAMP family divalent metal transporter yields the protein MKRWRTRILLFLAVLGPGFITANVDNDPNGIFTYSQSGAQYGYELLWTMIPITLSLYVVQEMCARMGAVTGKGLSDLIREEFGLRVTVIIMALLVLVNFGNVIGEFAGIASSLELFGLSKYISVPICSLLVWLLAVRGDYKKVEKVFLAASVFYIAYIIAGVLSGPSWHTALLDTIKLPPHAVWGNHAYLFMVIAVIGTTIAPWMQFYLQSSIVEKGITAKNYAASRLDVIVGSIFTDIVAWFIIVACAATLYVHGLGSIQSAADAATAMKPLAGAYAFLLFAVGLFNASFFAASVLPLSTAYVVCEGLGLESGIDRKFKEAPFFYWLYTILIAGGAAVVLIPNFPLIKWAVESQVLNGVLLPIVIVLMLLLINRKDLMGEHVNSRWFNIVAWVTAIIVSILSVMLMIHGGS from the coding sequence GTGAAACGCTGGAGAACCCGGATACTGCTTTTTCTCGCCGTCCTCGGTCCGGGATTCATCACGGCCAACGTGGACAACGATCCGAACGGCATATTCACGTATTCTCAGTCCGGCGCGCAGTACGGCTATGAGCTGCTGTGGACGATGATCCCCATCACGCTTTCGCTCTACGTGGTGCAGGAAATGTGCGCGCGCATGGGAGCGGTGACGGGCAAGGGGCTCAGCGATCTCATCCGCGAAGAGTTTGGCCTGCGCGTTACGGTCATCATCATGGCGCTGCTGGTGCTGGTGAACTTCGGCAACGTAATTGGCGAGTTTGCCGGCATCGCCAGCAGCCTCGAGCTCTTCGGGCTCAGCAAATACATCTCCGTACCCATCTGCAGCCTGCTGGTATGGCTTCTGGCCGTGCGCGGCGACTACAAGAAGGTCGAGAAGGTCTTTCTCGCTGCGTCCGTCTTCTACATCGCGTACATCATCGCCGGGGTGCTCTCAGGCCCCAGCTGGCATACGGCGTTGCTGGACACGATCAAGCTTCCGCCTCATGCCGTGTGGGGAAATCACGCCTATCTCTTCATGGTGATTGCCGTCATCGGCACCACCATCGCCCCGTGGATGCAGTTCTACCTGCAGTCCTCGATTGTCGAGAAGGGAATTACCGCCAAGAACTATGCCGCATCGCGGCTCGACGTGATCGTCGGGTCCATCTTCACGGATATCGTTGCGTGGTTCATCATTGTGGCGTGCGCGGCAACGCTTTACGTGCACGGACTCGGCTCTATTCAGAGTGCCGCGGACGCGGCGACAGCGATGAAGCCGCTCGCCGGAGCGTATGCGTTTCTCCTCTTTGCGGTCGGCCTTTTCAACGCCTCGTTCTTTGCCGCTTCAGTGCTTCCGCTCTCGACGGCCTATGTGGTCTGCGAAGGCCTGGGCCTTGAATCCGGTATCGACCGCAAGTTCAAAGAGGCGCCCTTCTTCTACTGGCTGTACACCATCCTCATTGCCGGCGGAGCTGCGGTGGTGCTGATCCCGAACTTCCCTCTGATCAAGTGGGCGGTGGAGTCTCAGGTCCTCAACGGCGTTTTGTTGCCCATTGTTATCGTGCTCATGTTGCTGCTTATCAATCGCAAGGACCTGATGGGTGAGCACGTAAACAGCCGCTGGTTCAACATCGTCGCCTGGGTGACTGCCATTATCGTCAGCATCCTGTCCGTGATGCTGATGATCCACGGCGGCTCGTAG
- a CDS encoding magnesium transporter MgtE N-terminal domain-containing protein — protein MMQERQPMITLTSLIGTPVTDAQGQLRGRVADLAVGTGDEAGRVMGLVLKARGGRALVPATDVRQTPSGALELRPEASPRPLADFENYILLRGDLLDRQIIDVHGRKVVRVNDVDLQWFDPATQAPSAGNLTATWDLRVREVEVGMRGAVRRLLQGLLPRPGIDSIASRFSPRVIPWDFVDMIEVDPARRVKLKIEHERLAQLHPSDIADILEELAPAEREAILMTLDEEVAAEALEEVEPKLQVSMVESLDSETAAAIVEEMDPSAAADLLAELPEERSEAILEEMHPEERQEVEELLEFREDSAAGRMTTEYVAVPVTASVGEAIQALREFEGDVETITEVYLVDADEVLKGVVSLARMVLAQPDTRLDVLTEIHFHTCPADAHENEVAELFDRYNLRALPVIDSKGRLAGVIEADHVIAFLRADR, from the coding sequence ATGATGCAGGAACGCCAGCCCATGATCACGCTGACTTCGCTGATCGGCACCCCGGTGACCGATGCGCAGGGGCAGCTCCGCGGCCGCGTGGCGGATCTGGCCGTGGGAACAGGCGATGAGGCCGGCCGCGTCATGGGCCTGGTCCTCAAGGCGCGTGGAGGCCGAGCCCTGGTTCCCGCCACCGATGTCCGGCAGACACCCAGTGGAGCCCTTGAGCTGCGTCCGGAGGCTTCACCCCGCCCGCTTGCCGATTTTGAGAATTACATCCTGCTGCGCGGTGATCTGCTCGACCGCCAGATCATCGATGTCCATGGGCGCAAGGTGGTCCGCGTGAATGACGTGGACCTGCAGTGGTTCGACCCCGCAACCCAGGCGCCTTCTGCCGGGAATCTGACCGCTACCTGGGATCTGCGTGTGCGCGAAGTCGAGGTTGGCATGCGCGGCGCGGTGCGGCGCCTCCTGCAGGGCCTTTTGCCCCGGCCGGGGATCGATTCGATCGCCAGCCGCTTTTCTCCGCGTGTCATCCCCTGGGACTTCGTCGACATGATCGAGGTCGATCCCGCCCGCCGCGTCAAGCTCAAGATCGAGCACGAGCGCCTGGCCCAGCTGCATCCTTCGGACATCGCCGACATCCTCGAAGAGCTTGCCCCGGCTGAGCGCGAGGCCATCCTCATGACGCTCGACGAGGAGGTTGCCGCCGAGGCGCTCGAGGAGGTCGAGCCCAAGCTGCAGGTTTCGATGGTCGAATCTCTCGATTCGGAGACTGCGGCTGCCATCGTCGAAGAGATGGACCCGTCCGCCGCTGCCGATCTGCTGGCCGAGCTGCCGGAAGAACGCTCTGAAGCGATCCTCGAGGAGATGCACCCCGAGGAGCGGCAGGAGGTCGAAGAGCTCCTCGAATTCCGCGAGGATTCTGCTGCCGGCCGTATGACCACCGAATATGTCGCTGTGCCTGTTACCGCCTCGGTGGGAGAGGCCATCCAGGCTCTGCGGGAGTTTGAAGGCGATGTCGAGACCATCACCGAGGTCTATCTCGTCGATGCTGATGAGGTGCTGAAGGGGGTTGTGTCGCTGGCGCGGATGGTCCTGGCCCAGCCCGATACGCGGCTCGATGTCCTTACCGAGATTCATTTCCATACCTGCCCTGCAGATGCGCACGAGAACGAGGTGGCCGAGCTCTTCGATCGATACAATCTCCGCGCTCTGCCCGTGATCGATTCGAAGGGGCGTCTCGCAGGGGTGATTGAAGCCGATCACGTGATTGCCTTTCTCCGCGCCGACCGGTAG